Within the Mugil cephalus isolate CIBA_MC_2020 chromosome 1, CIBA_Mcephalus_1.1, whole genome shotgun sequence genome, the region CCCCACGCAAACAATCAGTGACGCTTGATGGAAATGGACACAGAAATTTGTGACCGGTGCTTTGTTTGGCTGATATGcttcttttcttcagttttgttAATAATacgatgaaaaacaaacaaaaatggggTAGGACTAGATAAGTTTATTAACTTCATCCTACACCCTTTCAAACATGGAATGGCTATTTATGTTGTCATAGAGTAGTCCTACCAACTTGttttttgccttgtttttttttttttttatgttattgttttgattgtttgttttaacctgTTTTAAAAAGCTGCCATCAAGGCGCTGGTCCTGAACCCGCTTGTGACACTGGGGGGTAAAAGCGGCGAAGGTGTTGGATGTGGGGGTATACGAGGTGTGATTGCGACCCCCTTCGTTTAGAACTAATGGGGGAAACTATACAGCAGAATACAAATGCTGGTTCCTGCAAAGCTTTGTCATCTAGGTTTTATTAACAGGATAAAGAAGAGTTCCTTGACCTGAAATTACGGTTCCGAATAGGTAGATGTCTTCAATGTCCTCCACAATTTGAACCCAGGCGTACAAATTGTGTCAATTGCGTTGAGAGACCAGTTTATCAATTCCATGATTTTGTAGTTTCGAGAGCAGTGCGGAGAGAGTCTCTCAAAAGGATGCACAATAGTGTCGGCGTGTTCATTAATTCCTCTGGAAAAAACACTATGACGACTTCCTGCTCTCAAAagctatttattcaaatatattaaagaatatggaattacatgcacatggaccttgtctgttcagttagtCTTGGCCAACGTcccagaaaaggatgattttcagtagtttcacatcATTATCACAGtttcaataaaatgaatatgattaGTTGTGTAAAGGTGGGgggagtcgtggtttagactaAACTCTCCCGTCGGTGGTGGACAGGTCGGTCCCGACCTCCAGCCACTCAGGTCCTCCAGTCTCCGGGGACAGCGCCctagaagaaagagaaaagtccATCCTATCTAGCCCTCCCCAACACCTATTTCCACCCTTCCACAATCAGCCTGTTCTCAAACAACACCTCTATTGTTCTCTGTTTTATCTCACATGCTTTCGGGTGAATCCCTTTCGTTACGGCAAGGTCAGTTACTTGTTTGTATCCCCTCAGACAAATACCCTATACAACTAATATTTTCAACCTTACCACTGTCATGAGACTCCCTTCCTATTGATTATATGTATGTTAGTAATTTGATTATGTAGTTATTGATTACGTCAATGTCCACACATCTACTATGAATCACATACAGTTATTGATTACACCAGTGTCAGCACATCTAATTTGAGTCACTTCTATATGCTGAAAATGTTAGTATTGTTAATATCCTCTTCTAAATAATTATCTAAGAAGCAGGGAAGATAAGGGAGAAGAGAGCGAGGGAAAAATGAGACCGCCTTCGTTGGGAGCTGAAGAGAGAAAGTGTACAGCAGAATACAAATGCTGGTTCCTGCAAAGCTTTGTCATGTAGGTTTTTTAACAGGATAAAGAAGAGTTAATGAAGTACTGGTACTCTGGTCATGTGTTACTGAATTATctagaaaaagacacaaagcattCAAAGGTAGAAGGAAGTTTCTACAGATCCTAACGGTGTAAAGAATCaagaaataaacactgaaacactaaaTACACACTGAATTACTGTATTTACCTAATGAAATGTTTACACAAACACTATTTGTCTTCAAATCAAGACACGGATGCAGATGGGAAAGACTGTTATCATATGTTATATCAGCAACTAAATAGATATTATAATGGAAATGTTTCACAAAATCTATAGACATCACTTAGATACTGCTTTACCATTGGTTGACTTTAAGAGTAATTTCCGCTACAATATACACTGCATTCTTGTCTATTGTATAAAGTAGATGAAGACAAAAAAGGTTTGTTCTGCTCACATGGCGAAGAGCAGATGACCACTGAAGGTACTATGGTGATTCTCACTGTCAAAAATCCTTGAGTTTGTCCACAAGCGCAAAAACACCACATCTCCAACCTCTAACAGCAACGTAGCACCATTAGAACTGCTCCCATAATGGGAAGGCTGATGTTCatatgcaataaaaacatgCTCTCCATTCCTGACCAGCACTGCACCTGAAGGATATGAAGTATGTCCATATGCACCAATGTAGAACTCAAAGTGGTAGGCGCCTCTCACTGGTGCAATGAAAAAACCtgaaagacacatttttgttttcttcagtaaACGAAGAATTGTTGTGAATTGTTGTCAATattgacaaaagaaaataatgatatcatttaaatctgtgtaTTTGAAGTACCTGTATGTGGACTGTAGGCATTTCCAATATTTGTAACAACACGTCTGAAAACCAAAGTTGTTAGTGTGTTGAAGGGTCCAATGTATCCATCCATGTCTGAATCCAGCAGTGAGGCTGAGAAAGCCACTTGTTtcactgagagagagacaaagatacTGAGATTACAGTGAGTGGATAGTTTCTATAAAGAACTTGTTTCTAAATTCACAAACCTTCTTCTGCTCTCTTCAGAGCCTCCACATCGTTTTCTGTGATCTTGGTCCTGTCTTTAAGGTTTATCAGTTCTCCTTCCTGTCCTAACATGAAACCAAAAAGTGGCAGCATGAAATCAACAGTAATCTCTGGTGTAAATAATCACTGATTTAAGTTTTTCAGTACTGTCACTACTGAAGAACTATGCCAAATCCCTTGCAAATACATTTAGATCTTCAATAAAGGAAGGTGGACTTGttggactttcttgaagacgtttcactaTATATAAGTCTTTTCTTCAGATCTGAATGAcaaccagtcttttagaaccaAAGAAGATATTTGGATGGGGATACCTTGGTACTGTTCCTTCAGCTCGTCCAACTCAGTCTTCTGCAGCTCCAGTTCTCTCACTTTAGCTGCTAGAgctaaaaaaatgaacacatggtAAAACACGTTCTTTGCAAACATTTCAGTTCTTCAAAGCTGTCATACTTCTAAATTACAGACTACTGTacctttgttctctgtctgtAAGTACGTCACCTCCACCTTCAGTCCTCCCAACAAGGCGCTCATCTCTCTCAGCACAGCGTGGATGTCACTTGTACAGGTTTGTTGGTTTTCAGAGGTGTTAGCTGGTTCCTGTTCTGTTGATTCAGTTTGCTGTAAGTGTGGAATAATGTTGCTGTCAGACTCTGTTTGGAGTTGAGTTGAAGAGACACAGCAGATCAGCAGGAACAATGGGAAAAACATTGCCATCTTTGTTCGCAACATGTCCGTTGATGAAGATGAATTTTTTAGTTGGTTTGTGTTGAGCCCAGCCTTAAATAGTGTCTTAACTGTAGGTGATCAATTATTACCAGATTACTGTCGGTGATCAATTATTACCACATTAATGTAGGTGATCAATTATTACcagaagttgtatttttttcatatctGAAACACGTGTATGAGATAAGATATTTGGACTTATCCTCATTAAGGGGAGTTGctagagcctatcccagctgttatcatgggcgagaggtggggtacacccagGACAGGTTagcagtctatcacagggctaacacattcacacacacacctacagccaatttataattaccaattagcctaacaagcatttCTTtagagggtgggaggaaaccagagtagaaaatccacgcagacacagggacaacatAAAAACTTCACCCAGAAAGCCCATGTCAGACCTTCTCACTTGGAGGCACGGTGCAATGCATCCAAGGCCACGTCAACGATCACCGTTATATGCAGCCTCATTCATTCGGAAAAAAACATACGGTcactattataaatgattgcctgaaaagaaaaaacaccgTAAGAGATATTTGTTCACaatgaaagtgttttaaaacaTTCTGTTCCTGTAAATCTAAGTAAGAATTCACAAATGAAAGAATTTAATATGAGCACACGAGTGTGATTGTGTATTAATTATTGATGAAGGCCACGTTGTTGTATGAAGAGCCACGTGTATTTAAGCTACATACTTTCTCAATCACCGAtatctttatttacctttattaccaaTGATaggttggagttataatctgagaTTAGTGCAGGTTTAACTAACGTCAGGACATAAATTGGTAAATATTAACTTAACGTGTGTCAAAGttatgacacatacacacacacacacacacacataaaacaggtCTGTTCTTGGATCTGGGACAGCGACAGAGATCCATAAGAGACATCAGCCGAAATTGAGATAGGATCTGGAGACTCATTTGGGAGACACATGTTAATACAAGGTCTAAACgagctggtcacttgtgatcgAATCGCCCAGATCAGAGCTTAAAGCAAGGTCTAAACAGGCCCTAAGGTTACTTAGTATAATGAACTTTCCTCCACAATCACGTTACTGCACATTTCTGACATCAGAAGAAGATTTTTAGAACATTGCCAGATCAAGCTGTAGTAACGTGTTTGAACACACCGATCTAGTTGTCCATCAACAGACAGCAAaagtaccgtattttccgcactataaggcgcaccggattataaggcgcaccttcaatgaatggcctattttaaaactttgttcatatataaggcgcaccacattataaggcgcactgtcagcttttgagaaaattggaggtttttaggtgcgccttatagtgcggaaaatacggttaGTTTCCCAGGTTACGTACAGacactgtgtgtttgctgctgcatCCAATAAACCTACCGTGGATTTAAAGTGAGTAGTCACTTAttcttctcacacacacatcaacatggTGGCAGAAGTTGTCACGGATCTATCACCTGTGAGTTTCccgtgattttttttcttcgtccAAAAGTGGGTAAGAGGATAACACCGCACTCGGCGGGAGAGATGATGGCAGAGGGATTCCGCAGACTCAACCCTTGTGTTTTTGATGGGAATGTTGCCAACAATTGGCGGGTTTTCAAACGAGAGTATGATATTTTCATAGAGACGGCGCACTCAAGCATGCCTGCTAAAACGAAGGCATATATCCTCCTCAATCTCGCAGGAGCAGAGGCTATTAAACGGCTGAGTCCAGAGAGGACCAGAGAGAGTGcttaaaattgaaattttgggaaatatgcaaccctcaaaacaacaaaacagtggGAGGACACACATTCCATTCACGAAACCAGAAGCAAGGTAAGACAATAGAATCTTTCATCGGTAACTTGAAGATTAAGGCAAAGAGTTGTCATTTTGGAGACCTGACAGATGAACTGGTTTGTGACATCATAGTGTGTTGGATCAGCAATGACAGTATAAGAAAGACTGCTACCTGACAATGACTTAACCTTAACTAAAGCTATATCAATCTGCCAAATATATGAGATGACTGAGGAGAATACCAAGGCCCTAGCTAAGCAACAGACCACTCTCACCACTGTTGATGCAGTACAACCAGGCTCCAATCGGGACTATAAAAAGACAATACACAGACCCCAAGCAGGTAAACAGAACACCAAGAATATTGCAAATTGCAGCAATTGTGGAAACAGCCATGTTGCACAGAGAGATAAATGTCCTGCATTTGGCCAGCAATGCCATAACTTCAAGAAATGGAATCATTACAGGAAATGTTGCAAATCCACCCCACATGTTCAAGCTCATGAAATGAACAGATATGTAAAGAGAAATGAATACAGGCAATCAGTGCACCAGTTAGAGCTAGAAGAGCCATTATACAGTGCAGCTGATGACACTTTCTATGTGGACAGCATGGAgtttattgatgtgtgtgtggacattGTCAATCCTCGGGCGGAGGAACAAGATGACTGATTTGTTACATTGTTAGTACACAACAAGCCTGTCGAGATGAAAGTAGACACAGGAGCAAAATGCAATGTAATATCAAAAGACACTTTCAAACAGCAATCAAAGGGGCAGATAGTGAAATGCAGCAAACCATCAACCTAATGGTTTACGGAGACAGCAGACTACAGACTGCTGGTTTAGTCACACTGCCGTGTTGTCTAGATGGACAGCAACacatgcttccttttttttctagtaGAGTCTGTGTATTTGAAGTGCATCAATGTGGACTGTCGGTTTCCAATATTTGGAACAACACGTCTGAAAACTAAAGTTGTGAGTGCATTGAAGGGTCCAATGTATCCACTGCCTGAATCCAGCAGAGAGGCTGAGAAAGCCACTTGTttcactgagagagagaaaaacatacTGAGATTACAGTGAGTGATGTTACAGTGAGTGGATAGTTGCTATAAAGAACTTGTTTCTAAATTCACAGACCTTCTCCTGCTCTCTTCAGAGCCTCCACGttgttttctgtgatgttgGTCCTGGCTTTAAGATTTATCAGTTCTCCTTCCTGTTCTAAAATTAATCCAAAAAATGGCAGCATGAAATCAACAGTAGCCTCTGGTGTAAATAATCACTGATTAAAGTATTTCAGTACTGTCCAGAAGAACTATGCCAAATCCCTTGCAAATACATTCAAGGTGGACTTGTTGAACttttttgaagatgtttcactatATATAAGTGTTTTCTTCAGATCTAAATAACAACCTGTCTTTTAGAACCAAAGAAGATGGGGATACCTTGGTACTGTTCTTTCAGCTCGTAATTGTGGAATAATGTTGCTGTCAGACTCTGTTTGGAGCTGAGTTGAAGAGACACAGCAGATCAGCACgaacaatatgaaaaacattGCCATCCTTGTTCGCAACATGTCCGGCGATGAAGATGAATTTTTTAGTTGGTTTGTGTTGAGCCCAGCCTTAAATAGTGTCTTGACTGTAGGTGATCAATTATTACCAGATTACTGTAGGTGATTAATTATTACCACATTAATGTAGGTGATCAATTATTACcagaagttgtattttttttcatatctgaAAGACGTGTATGAGATAAGATATTTGGACTTATCCTCACTAAGGggagttgctggagcctatcccagctgttatcatgggcaagaggtggggtacacccagGACAGGTTagcagtctatcacagggctaacacattcacacacacacctacagccaatttataATTACCAATTAGCCTAATAAGCATTTCTTtagagggtgggaggaaaccacagtagaaaacccacgcagacacatggACAACATAAAAACTTCACCCAGAAAGCCCATGtcagaccttctcactgggaggcatgaTGCAATGCATCCAAGGCCGCATCAACGATCGCCGTTATATGCAGCCtcattcatttacaaaaaaacatacggtcactattttaaatgattgactgaaaggaaaaaaacaccgTAAGAGATTTGTTCACaatgaaagtgttttaaaacaTTCTGTTCCTGTAAATCTAAGTAAGAATTCACAAATGAAAGCATTTACTATGAGCACTCGAGTGTGATTGTGTATTAATTATTGATGAAGGCCACGTTGTTGTATGAAGAGCCACGTGTATTTAAGCTACATACTTTCTCAATCACCGAtatctttatttacttttattaccaATGATAGGTTGGAGTTAGGTCTAAAGCAGGTCTAAATAAAGTCAAGACAGAAATCGGTAAATATTAACTTAACGTGTGTCAAAGttatgacgcacacacacataaaacaggtCTGTTCTAGGATCTGGAACAGCgatagagatccattagagacatcaGCCGAAATTGAGATAGGATCTGGAGACTCATTTGGGAGACGCATGTTAATACAAGGTCTAAACGAGCTGGTCTCTTGTGATCGAATCGCCCAGATCAGAGCTTAAAGCAAGGTCTAAACAGGCCCTAAGGTT harbors:
- the LOC125020933 gene encoding uncharacterized protein LOC125020933 — its product is MLRTKMAMFFPLFLLICCVSSTQLQTESDSNIIPHLQQTESTEQEPANTSENQQTCTSDIHAVLREMSALLGGLKVEVTYLQTENKALAAKVRELELQKTELDELKEQYQGQEGELINLKDRTKITENDVEALKRAEEVKQVAFSASLLDSDMDGYIGPFNTLTTLVFRRVVTNIGNAYSPHTGFFIAPVRGAYHFEFYIGAYGHTSYPSGAVLVRNGEHVFIAYEHQPSHYGSSSNGATLLLEVGDVVFLRLWTNSRIFDSENHHSTFSGHLLFAM